A genome region from Haloarcula ordinaria includes the following:
- a CDS encoding phage tail protein, translating into MNARGSDPYRANHFCVSCKALPALGFTEVRGLSVDVTIATETASRSAQDEATNDRRPVAASMAASTPEQRETDSPRLELCRGVTDDQSLWTWLHDWLAGTVTPQDVRICLLNDRGTPVAGWSCRAAIPVRWVGPTLIADRPSVAMETLELAHRGIDRIADREMCCDGTTND; encoded by the coding sequence GTGAACGCTCGCGGCAGTGATCCCTATCGCGCCAATCACTTCTGTGTCTCCTGCAAAGCGCTTCCAGCGCTGGGATTCACCGAGGTCCGTGGGCTCTCGGTAGACGTCACAATTGCGACGGAGACCGCCTCGCGATCAGCGCAGGATGAGGCAACGAATGACCGCCGTCCAGTGGCCGCCTCGATGGCGGCGAGTACACCCGAGCAGCGGGAGACGGACTCGCCGAGACTTGAACTGTGCCGCGGTGTGACAGACGACCAGTCCCTCTGGACGTGGTTGCACGACTGGCTCGCCGGGACGGTCACCCCACAAGATGTGCGGATTTGCCTGCTCAACGACCGGGGAACGCCGGTTGCGGGCTGGAGCTGCCGGGCTGCGATTCCCGTGCGGTGGGTCGGACCGACGCTCATTGCAGACCGGCCATCCGTCGCGATGGAAACGCTCGAGCTTGCTCATCGCGGTATCGATCGGATTGCCGACCGCGAGATGTGTTGTGACGGGACCACGAACGACTAG
- a CDS encoding DUF7519 family protein, with product MTRVDRGPAPLSRSVSLGVAVVAWATSGLYSWAALAVGTAGLLLLVIALLRGLRAAVPLGTFGLFIGAIAAGIQGAPVLPVLLGVTCAVLAGDIGNSSISIGNQLGRAADTTRLETVRVATSITVGVLTAGVGYGLYRSGTSGQPVVALGFLLVAAFLLVETLR from the coding sequence ATGACGAGAGTCGACCGGGGACCGGCCCCGCTCAGTCGCTCCGTATCGTTGGGTGTCGCAGTCGTCGCCTGGGCAACGAGTGGCCTGTACTCCTGGGCCGCACTCGCCGTCGGAACAGCCGGGCTCCTCCTCCTCGTGATTGCACTCCTGCGCGGACTGCGTGCCGCCGTCCCGCTTGGCACGTTCGGACTGTTCATCGGTGCGATTGCCGCCGGCATCCAGGGAGCCCCGGTCCTCCCGGTGCTCCTTGGCGTTACGTGTGCGGTGCTCGCCGGGGATATCGGGAACAGTTCGATCAGCATCGGGAACCAGCTCGGCCGAGCAGCCGATACGACCCGTCTCGAAACTGTCCGCGTCGCTACGAGCATTACCGTCGGAGTCCTCACCGCGGGTGTCGGGTACGGACTCTATCGCTCTGGAACAAGCGGCCAACCGGTCGTCGCTCTCGGGTTCCTGCTGGTCGCAGCGTTCCTGTTGGTCGAGACGCTCCGTTAA
- a CDS encoding LLM class oxidoreductase: protein MSELAYENAGYRRLFGGDGLSFGIGFPLTGERESTPVVEDELRLAKHAESVGFDGIWARDVPTYWPRFGDAGGAFDPWPLLSYLAAHTEGIALGTASVVLPLRHPIHVAKTAATVDRLSDGRLVLGIASGDRDPEYPAFGVDPDGRGQAVRDSVEVLRTLWREEYPVIDGPWGRLDGELDVLPKPTTDTLPLIPTGYARQSLEWIAEHGDGWLFYHLPDGTLQSYLEEWRELTTDKPFVIAVRVGFADDVGAEPEPLHLGYRAGIDWFRRYFRRLEEYGLDHVIVSLVTDEPESAMTTFADSIIAEH, encoded by the coding sequence ATGAGTGAGTTAGCCTACGAAAACGCCGGCTACCGGCGATTATTCGGTGGGGATGGACTCTCGTTCGGTATCGGATTTCCGCTCACTGGCGAACGAGAGTCCACGCCGGTCGTCGAAGACGAACTCCGACTCGCGAAACACGCTGAATCGGTCGGATTCGATGGGATCTGGGCGCGAGACGTCCCGACGTATTGGCCACGGTTCGGTGACGCTGGTGGGGCATTCGACCCGTGGCCTCTGTTATCGTATCTCGCTGCGCACACGGAGGGCATTGCATTGGGCACAGCGAGCGTCGTGTTGCCGTTACGGCACCCGATTCACGTCGCGAAGACTGCGGCGACGGTTGACCGCTTGTCCGATGGACGGCTCGTCCTCGGTATCGCATCCGGTGACCGTGACCCGGAGTATCCGGCCTTCGGCGTCGACCCGGACGGCCGTGGTCAGGCAGTCCGTGATAGTGTAGAGGTGCTTCGCACGCTCTGGCGCGAGGAATATCCGGTAATCGATGGCCCCTGGGGACGACTCGACGGGGAACTCGACGTGCTCCCGAAACCGACGACAGACACGCTGCCACTCATCCCGACAGGCTACGCCCGCCAGTCACTCGAGTGGATCGCTGAACACGGTGACGGCTGGCTGTTCTACCATCTTCCCGACGGGACACTCCAGAGTTATCTCGAGGAGTGGCGCGAGCTCACGACCGACAAACCGTTCGTAATCGCCGTTCGTGTCGGGTTCGCGGACGATGTTGGTGCGGAACCCGAGCCGCTTCACCTCGGCTATCGGGCAGGCATCGATTGGTTCCGTCGGTACTTTCGCCGTCTCGAGGAGTACGGCCTCGATCACGTCATCGTGAGTCTGGTCACCGACGAGCCAGAGAGCGCAATGACGACGTTCGCTGATTCGATTATAGCCGAACACTAA
- a CDS encoding DUF6517 family protein — protein MTSQQFEATAVTLPPGEQEGLLLSETLRDSTSVSRTGPNGDLEITVTSHFSSYSRTKGVSEYGVIRTALGQYTKELNQGRLQEGATLTSGMRLTSGSLPLAVFEMDDEIDPAAITLLAPAGLRTHDSGVPISVFSGAALERETLTLGETEGVNAFEVPGQTFYPGSMWLTDEELYPGSMWYPGSMWYPGSMWVAETGWYPGRTWVPRSQNGSSGSSAEEEPTTAPTLVLVPEGQSFADVFGKGLDAVSGRSVEPGETFDTKTLTVASVGNSLFNWEFPDGYGVLFENGRPAALGGAVFDLAVLSTPSASVAGVEANPVVSMDSKELLTDDTIGTLLRDVGISDADDVRWVEGPGRLSQDGYLALDDEIAANAPESFTPSEPTIFDEKTTIETYAGVISGQEGSWAVGVHVARATPDDHVLAIGMQRAPLESAGGITDEGEEGPSRPFPIISWKNWYLDARAMMEVVVPRLTEQDD, from the coding sequence GTGACAAGCCAGCAGTTTGAGGCGACTGCCGTCACGTTGCCACCAGGTGAGCAAGAAGGGCTGTTGTTGAGTGAAACACTGCGGGATTCCACTAGTGTTTCTCGAACAGGGCCGAACGGCGATCTAGAGATCACCGTCACCAGCCACTTCTCGTCTTACAGCAGGACGAAGGGCGTGTCTGAGTACGGCGTCATACGAACGGCACTTGGACAATACACCAAGGAACTGAACCAGGGTCGACTCCAGGAGGGCGCAACGCTCACGTCGGGAATGAGGCTCACCTCAGGGAGTCTGCCTCTCGCTGTTTTCGAAATGGACGATGAGATCGACCCGGCGGCGATTACGCTACTGGCGCCTGCAGGATTGCGAACGCACGATAGCGGCGTACCGATTTCGGTATTCAGCGGCGCTGCGCTCGAACGGGAGACACTCACTCTCGGAGAGACCGAGGGAGTGAACGCGTTCGAAGTCCCAGGTCAAACCTTCTATCCGGGAAGTATGTGGCTGACTGACGAAGAATTGTATCCGGGGAGCATGTGGTACCCCGGGAGCATGTGGTACCCCGGGAGTATGTGGGTCGCAGAGACTGGATGGTACCCCGGTCGCACCTGGGTCCCTCGGTCACAGAATGGGTCGTCTGGCTCTTCGGCCGAGGAGGAACCGACAACTGCGCCGACACTGGTATTAGTGCCCGAGGGCCAGTCGTTCGCCGACGTCTTCGGTAAGGGTCTCGACGCCGTCAGCGGACGCTCAGTCGAGCCAGGAGAAACGTTTGACACGAAAACCTTGACCGTTGCAAGCGTCGGTAATTCGCTTTTCAACTGGGAGTTCCCCGACGGATATGGCGTTCTCTTCGAAAACGGTCGACCCGCCGCGCTCGGCGGTGCCGTATTCGACCTAGCCGTACTCTCCACGCCATCCGCGTCTGTTGCTGGCGTCGAGGCGAACCCAGTCGTCTCGATGGATTCGAAGGAGTTGTTGACGGACGACACTATCGGAACGCTTCTCCGAGACGTGGGGATTTCTGATGCCGACGACGTCCGGTGGGTCGAGGGTCCAGGGCGACTCTCCCAAGATGGCTATCTCGCTCTCGACGATGAAATCGCAGCCAACGCACCCGAGTCATTCACCCCGTCGGAGCCGACGATCTTCGACGAAAAGACGACGATCGAAACGTATGCAGGTGTCATCAGCGGCCAAGAAGGATCGTGGGCCGTCGGAGTTCACGTCGCACGTGCGACGCCAGACGACCACGTATTGGCTATCGGTATGCAGCGAGCACCGCTCGAATCTGCGGGCGGGATCACTGACGAGGGTGAAGAGGGACCCTCCAGACCATTCCCAATCATCAGCTGGAAGAACTGGTATCTCGACGCCCGGGCAATGATGGAGGTCGTCGTTCCACGTCTTACCGAACAAGATGACTGA
- a CDS encoding ParA family protein translates to MLTYTVYSEAGGVGKTTLAANLAVADARAGNDVLTIDMDPQEGSLSYLFDVAGSRTDSNSDSLVRHLVERPRGPFENLIEESEGVDIVPAHNSLEVLSKHLRRREEEAADFGENWNPNVQLLRVLKDADIPSNYDTVIIDPPATADVKLYNAIHSTRNLVIPFEPSGKGQQSVTGLADLVDGLEETLGINVGVLAAVPNRFKGTNDQEEMLSRLEESGYDIPVVLRDRSSLLEGCWRKQCSAFRYVEEHRTRERDYELETLEQFETLAQQLHTVTETEVTA, encoded by the coding sequence ATGCTGACCTATACCGTGTACAGCGAGGCGGGCGGTGTGGGCAAGACCACACTCGCCGCCAACCTAGCGGTGGCAGATGCCCGAGCCGGAAACGACGTACTCACGATAGATATGGATCCCCAGGAGGGGAGCCTCTCGTATCTCTTCGACGTCGCGGGGTCGCGAACGGACTCGAACTCCGACAGTCTGGTTCGTCACCTGGTCGAGCGGCCACGCGGTCCGTTCGAGAACCTGATTGAGGAGTCAGAGGGCGTCGATATCGTCCCGGCACACAATTCGCTCGAGGTACTCTCGAAGCACCTGCGTCGTCGTGAAGAAGAAGCAGCAGATTTCGGTGAGAACTGGAACCCGAACGTCCAGCTGCTCCGGGTATTGAAGGATGCGGACATCCCGTCGAACTACGACACGGTCATCATCGACCCCCCTGCAACGGCAGACGTCAAGCTCTACAACGCGATTCACTCCACGCGGAACTTGGTCATTCCATTCGAGCCGAGTGGAAAGGGACAACAGTCCGTAACTGGGCTCGCAGACCTCGTCGACGGGCTCGAAGAGACGCTCGGTATCAACGTTGGTGTGCTGGCTGCCGTTCCGAACCGCTTCAAAGGGACCAACGACCAGGAGGAGATGCTGTCCCGTCTCGAAGAGTCCGGGTACGATATCCCGGTTGTATTGAGAGACCGGTCCTCACTTCTCGAAGGATGCTGGCGAAAGCAGTGCTCTGCGTTCCGGTACGTCGAAGAGCATCGAACGCGGGAGCGCGACTACGAACTCGAGACGCTCGAGCAATTCGAAACACTCGCACAGCAGCTACACACGGTCACGGAGACGGAGGTCACAGCATGA
- a CDS encoding AAA family ATPase, translated as MDIADAHSESDAVLTAVEQAVIADRTFLETVLLGVLAQGHVLLEDVPGTGKTLTARSLATALGLSFSRIQFTPDLLPSDVTGTHVFDERDRTFEFNEGPIFAHVVLADEINRAPPKTQSALLEAMEEQQVTVDGETHELPDPFFVIATQNPVEQEGTFSLPEAQIDRFAVKAKMGYPSYEGEAELLRRRENREDRSPSVESVLSVDEVRELQHVPETVRVDQDIHSYILDICRATRNDPRVSIGVSPRGTQRLYETARARAVISGREYVTPDAVKSIAVPVLAHRLVLTPDARVEGVEKSAVIEDVLDDTPVPTVD; from the coding sequence ATGGACATCGCCGACGCTCATTCAGAATCCGACGCCGTACTAACAGCGGTCGAACAAGCGGTCATCGCCGACCGAACGTTTCTCGAGACCGTTCTGCTCGGTGTCCTCGCCCAAGGACACGTCTTGCTTGAGGACGTCCCCGGAACGGGCAAGACGTTGACCGCTCGGAGCCTCGCGACGGCACTTGGGCTGTCGTTCTCGCGGATCCAATTTACGCCCGACCTGCTTCCGTCGGACGTCACCGGAACGCACGTCTTCGATGAGCGTGATCGAACCTTCGAGTTCAACGAGGGGCCGATCTTTGCACACGTAGTGTTGGCCGACGAGATCAACCGGGCGCCCCCGAAAACCCAGAGCGCACTTCTGGAGGCGATGGAAGAGCAGCAGGTAACTGTCGACGGGGAGACCCACGAGTTACCGGATCCGTTCTTCGTCATCGCGACGCAGAATCCGGTCGAGCAAGAGGGGACATTTTCGCTCCCCGAGGCGCAAATCGATCGGTTCGCGGTCAAAGCGAAGATGGGCTATCCAAGTTACGAGGGCGAGGCCGAACTCCTCCGTCGACGGGAGAATCGGGAGGACCGGAGCCCATCCGTCGAATCGGTCCTCTCGGTCGACGAGGTGCGAGAGCTCCAGCACGTTCCGGAGACAGTTCGCGTCGACCAGGACATCCATTCGTACATCCTGGATATCTGCCGCGCGACGCGAAACGACCCGAGAGTGTCCATCGGCGTCTCGCCACGCGGAACGCAACGCCTGTACGAGACCGCTCGGGCCCGTGCGGTCATCTCGGGACGTGAGTACGTGACCCCGGACGCAGTGAAATCGATCGCGGTTCCGGTGCTCGCCCATCGACTAGTGTTGACACCAGACGCTCGCGTCGAGGGAGTCGAGAAGAGTGCTGTAATCGAGGACGTGCTTGACGATACGCCGGTCCCGACCGTGGATTAA
- a CDS encoding phage tail protein, translated as MAERVDPYRQLRFILEIDGIVKAGFSHCRVPTASSGVITYREGNELPTPRKLPGLNEYGPLILETGITDSSIELYEWRTLVEQGKMDEARRAAAVVLLDATGQPAARWKFREAWPSQYEGPQLSAEADEVAIERLVIVNEGFGRIAFAESDEESEADSEPTGGVEAVPTGTLPRGVGVPQGIDSLFGTRRQEKQVRDKEQEET; from the coding sequence ATGGCAGAGAGAGTGGACCCGTACCGGCAACTTCGTTTCATCCTCGAAATCGACGGCATCGTCAAAGCAGGGTTCAGCCACTGTCGGGTTCCGACCGCTTCGTCGGGCGTGATCACGTACCGGGAGGGGAACGAACTCCCGACACCACGGAAGCTTCCTGGTCTGAACGAGTACGGACCCCTGATTTTGGAGACAGGGATTACCGACAGTTCGATCGAACTGTACGAGTGGCGGACGCTCGTCGAGCAGGGGAAAATGGACGAGGCTCGTCGGGCCGCCGCAGTCGTCTTGCTAGATGCGACAGGCCAACCAGCAGCTCGCTGGAAGTTTCGGGAGGCGTGGCCGTCCCAGTACGAAGGACCGCAGCTGTCCGCCGAAGCGGACGAGGTCGCTATCGAACGACTCGTCATCGTGAACGAAGGCTTTGGCAGAATCGCTTTTGCGGAATCCGACGAGGAGAGTGAGGCGGACTCCGAACCTACTGGCGGGGTGGAGGCGGTTCCAACCGGGACACTTCCACGTGGCGTGGGCGTTCCTCAGGGAATCGACTCGCTGTTCGGCACGCGTCGACAGGAGAAGCAAGTGCGTGACAAGGAACAAGAGGAGACGTGA
- a CDS encoding orc1/cdc6 family replication initiation protein, producing the protein MLLEFDEQDGVIRDRELLDPNHVVEEDRIVGRDEQLQEITKMLRVALGDNRPPNLFLYGPSGTGKSLITKAVCKNISQICRTRDIRFGTVEINCQDLDTLGIGVYELATQAAKEADVELEVAKHGVATKEKWDELYRIINENFDSVVIVLDELDMLVGRRDKQEPAFSRLLYQLSRASGDEDISTHISVVAISNDTKMMESVGSRALSSFTPEDVHFTDYDANQLKDILHRRKDAFYDGVLDESVIPLAAAFAAQTHGDARKAIDLVRVAGNLAEREGSTRVSEEHVRKAQDKVEKNRVLEVVRGISTQKKLCLYATAAVAAESDDETARSTTGYRVYQFLTESIDADQYHQETYVNKMKEMTTYSLVDFERRSHGPTSGMFLEFQFGERPQTILETLREDSRVEMLSPDEVQTVVHAQLRNER; encoded by the coding sequence ATGCTCCTCGAATTCGACGAACAGGACGGGGTAATCCGCGATCGGGAGTTGCTAGACCCCAACCACGTCGTCGAAGAAGACCGAATCGTCGGTCGAGACGAACAGCTGCAGGAGATCACCAAGATGCTCCGTGTTGCGCTTGGTGACAACCGGCCACCCAATCTGTTCCTGTACGGTCCATCGGGCACGGGCAAATCATTGATTACCAAAGCCGTCTGCAAGAACATCAGCCAAATCTGCCGCACACGGGACATCCGATTCGGCACGGTCGAGATCAACTGCCAGGACCTCGATACGCTCGGAATCGGCGTCTACGAACTCGCGACACAGGCCGCTAAGGAGGCAGATGTGGAACTGGAAGTCGCGAAACACGGCGTCGCAACGAAAGAAAAATGGGACGAGCTGTATCGCATCATCAACGAGAACTTCGATTCGGTCGTTATCGTCCTCGACGAACTGGATATGCTGGTCGGACGTCGTGATAAACAAGAGCCTGCGTTCTCCCGCCTCCTCTATCAGCTCTCCCGTGCCAGCGGTGACGAGGATATCTCGACACACATCTCGGTCGTCGCCATCTCGAACGACACCAAGATGATGGAGTCAGTCGGCAGCCGTGCCTTGAGTTCGTTCACGCCGGAAGACGTCCACTTCACTGATTACGACGCTAACCAGCTCAAAGATATACTCCACCGTCGTAAGGACGCGTTCTACGACGGCGTCCTCGATGAAAGCGTCATCCCACTCGCCGCTGCGTTTGCAGCTCAGACTCACGGAGACGCCAGGAAGGCAATCGATCTCGTCCGGGTTGCAGGGAATCTCGCCGAAAGGGAGGGGTCGACACGCGTCAGCGAAGAGCACGTTCGGAAGGCTCAAGACAAGGTCGAGAAGAACCGTGTGCTCGAGGTCGTCCGTGGAATCAGCACCCAGAAGAAACTCTGCCTCTACGCTACCGCTGCCGTCGCAGCAGAATCCGATGACGAAACCGCACGGAGTACGACTGGTTACCGAGTGTATCAGTTCCTGACAGAGTCTATCGACGCTGACCAGTACCACCAGGAGACGTACGTCAACAAGATGAAGGAGATGACGACATACTCCCTGGTCGATTTCGAGCGTCGCAGTCACGGGCCTACCTCCGGAATGTTCCTCGAGTTCCAGTTCGGTGAACGGCCCCAGACGATTCTCGAGACGCTCCGCGAGGACTCCAGGGTCGAGATGCTCTCTCCGGACGAAGTCCAGACTGTCGTTCACGCACAATTACGAAACGAGCGCTAG
- a CDS encoding DUF58 domain-containing protein, translating into MNYRDTAFVAGVVSLVLAGIAIVSPGTIPASPDRIVISALGVLPLLQALRVIRASALTRLDEAEFPTPELPVATQAPGEEFESALNQFLGLKNFYAVRSRIREGLSMAAIAALTQYSGYSEAEAREQLNAKSWTDDVYAGAFLADEDTPKQSISARLRNVARGEITLQRNIRHTVDAIAAVTGVTSSPDASTGTDQRSVDESESSPESSSTGFSASKPTGDGDGVVTRDIHPTGHWQGVSVIALVGIGAGMLVEQPAVLLAGVVGIAYAAFARSGALEPGRVTVERTLSDHRPDPGDTVAVSVTVSNESGGTLADLRIVDGVPEALEVTDGSPRFGTALSPESSATFEYEVTARRGVHDFGDTVVAGRDLAAELEQEQAHHFESTITCIPALRPLNVRVPLRDRATQYVGQVETAGGGPGVEFHSTRDYRSGDPLSRIDWNRRARTGELTTIDFREERSTSVLLLVDVREAAYRSAAPHTAHAVDRAVDAAGQVFATLVDTGNRVGIAAYGSDSCWLSPSSGAGHTAAAREMLATHDAFSPVPKESRPSSVPWENRLRKRLSAGTQVMFFSPLCDEHSAGLARRLDEYGYPVSIVTPDPTADRTPGHRLARIARALRLSRLRGAGIPVIDWETDTHLEGALARFIGRWSK; encoded by the coding sequence ATGAACTACCGCGACACAGCATTCGTCGCCGGTGTCGTCTCGCTCGTTCTCGCGGGTATCGCCATCGTCTCGCCGGGAACGATTCCGGCCAGCCCCGACAGAATCGTCATCTCTGCACTCGGCGTGCTACCGCTTCTACAGGCGCTGCGAGTCATTCGGGCCAGCGCGCTGACCCGGCTGGACGAAGCGGAATTTCCGACCCCAGAACTGCCCGTCGCGACACAAGCGCCCGGCGAGGAGTTCGAGTCCGCGCTGAACCAGTTTTTGGGCTTGAAGAACTTCTACGCAGTCCGGAGCCGTATTCGGGAAGGACTCTCCATGGCCGCAATCGCCGCCTTGACGCAGTACAGTGGCTATTCGGAAGCAGAAGCCAGAGAGCAGCTGAACGCAAAGTCGTGGACAGACGACGTCTACGCTGGCGCGTTTCTTGCCGACGAAGATACCCCGAAACAGTCGATAAGCGCCCGACTTCGAAACGTGGCCCGGGGGGAGATCACCTTACAGCGAAACATCAGACACACAGTGGACGCGATAGCCGCCGTCACTGGGGTCACGTCCAGTCCTGACGCCAGCACAGGGACCGACCAGCGCAGTGTCGACGAGTCAGAATCCTCCCCGGAATCTTCGTCTACCGGTTTTTCAGCATCGAAGCCCACCGGTGACGGCGACGGTGTCGTCACGCGTGACATTCATCCGACCGGTCACTGGCAGGGAGTGAGTGTCATCGCTCTCGTCGGAATCGGAGCGGGCATGCTGGTCGAACAACCGGCTGTCCTACTCGCCGGCGTCGTGGGAATCGCCTATGCCGCATTCGCTCGTTCCGGCGCTCTGGAGCCGGGTCGCGTGACGGTCGAGCGGACGCTCAGCGACCACCGACCAGATCCCGGAGACACAGTCGCCGTGTCGGTGACCGTTTCGAACGAGAGCGGCGGAACCTTGGCCGACCTCCGCATCGTCGACGGTGTGCCGGAGGCACTGGAAGTCACCGACGGCTCACCGCGGTTCGGGACGGCACTCAGCCCGGAATCCAGCGCGACGTTCGAGTACGAAGTTACGGCCAGACGAGGGGTCCACGATTTCGGAGACACGGTTGTCGCGGGCCGGGACCTCGCAGCCGAGTTGGAACAGGAGCAGGCACATCACTTCGAGTCCACGATAACGTGTATCCCTGCGCTGAGACCGTTGAACGTTCGGGTGCCGCTTCGCGACCGCGCGACGCAGTACGTCGGCCAGGTGGAAACAGCGGGTGGCGGCCCAGGCGTCGAGTTCCACTCGACACGCGACTACCGTTCCGGCGACCCGTTGAGCCGTATCGACTGGAACCGTCGCGCCCGGACGGGCGAACTGACCACCATCGATTTTCGCGAGGAGCGCTCGACGAGTGTCCTCCTTCTAGTCGACGTGCGGGAAGCAGCGTACCGCTCTGCAGCCCCTCACACAGCCCATGCCGTCGACCGCGCGGTCGACGCCGCCGGGCAGGTCTTCGCGACGCTCGTCGATACGGGCAACCGAGTCGGTATTGCTGCATATGGCTCCGATTCGTGCTGGCTCTCTCCGAGCTCTGGCGCCGGCCACACTGCCGCCGCCCGCGAGATGCTCGCGACTCACGATGCCTTCTCGCCGGTTCCCAAGGAATCTCGACCGAGTTCAGTGCCGTGGGAGAACCGCCTCCGCAAGCGACTCTCCGCCGGGACGCAGGTCATGTTCTTCTCGCCGCTCTGTGACGAACACAGCGCTGGGTTGGCTCGACGACTGGACGAATACGGGTATCCCGTCTCTATCGTCACCCCGGATCCGACTGCCGACCGCACGCCGGGCCACCGGCTCGCTCGCATCGCACGGGCCCTCCGTCTCTCGCGGCTCCGGGGTGCGGGGATTCCAGTCATCGACTGGGAAACCGACACGCATCTCGAAGGTGCGCTCGCTCGCTTCATCGGGCGGTGGTCGAAATGA
- a CDS encoding DUF4129 domain-containing protein gives MKDSVRSAVVAILATVAVALAAATLDTTTSFETAGSSGIAGGDGGGGNPGGLIPPPTNLTAGGSFQIPFLTELSTALAVLAIIISIAYILLFWRQAIGFVAVSVLLVGLVIIVLNFLTTSSLAPSLPALDPGSGFWGGGSGGGTESTSPQPPLLLALLALGLVIGSVAVILARRGIEPAETDSGAEVVEASDRDAAAVGRAAGRAADRIEAETDTKNEVYRAWQEMTDLLDVAAPETSTPGEFAEAAVDAGLGREDVDALTRLFEDVRYGDLEPSTDRERSAVAIFRRIEARYAEAKETDDA, from the coding sequence GACACTCGATACGACAACCTCGTTCGAGACGGCTGGTTCGAGCGGTATCGCTGGCGGTGATGGGGGCGGTGGCAATCCCGGAGGATTGATACCGCCGCCGACGAACCTGACCGCCGGTGGGTCGTTCCAGATCCCGTTTCTCACGGAGCTATCTACCGCACTCGCCGTCCTCGCGATTATCATAAGTATCGCCTACATCCTGTTGTTCTGGCGCCAAGCCATCGGATTCGTCGCCGTCAGCGTGCTCCTGGTCGGGCTGGTCATCATCGTGCTCAATTTCCTGACGACGTCGTCACTCGCACCCAGTCTGCCCGCACTGGACCCGGGCAGTGGATTCTGGGGTGGTGGGTCGGGTGGTGGGACGGAGTCAACGAGCCCGCAGCCCCCACTGCTCCTGGCGCTTCTGGCCCTCGGGCTCGTCATCGGGAGCGTCGCCGTCATCCTCGCTCGGAGAGGTATCGAGCCGGCCGAGACCGACAGCGGGGCGGAGGTGGTCGAAGCAAGTGACCGAGACGCCGCCGCCGTGGGACGAGCAGCGGGGCGGGCTGCCGACCGCATCGAAGCGGAAACAGACACCAAGAACGAGGTGTATCGCGCATGGCAGGAGATGACCGACCTGCTCGACGTCGCCGCCCCCGAGACCAGCACTCCAGGGGAATTTGCCGAGGCAGCAGTCGATGCAGGACTGGGTCGCGAGGACGTCGACGCGCTGACTCGACTGTTCGAAGACGTCCGATACGGCGACCTGGAGCCGTCCACGGACCGGGAACGGAGCGCCGTCGCCATCTTCAGACGGATCGAAGCGAGATACGCTGAAGCGAAGGAGACAGACGACGCATGA